The Buchnera aphidicola (Chaetosiphella stipae setosa) genome has a window encoding:
- the rpsG gene encoding 30S ribosomal protein S7, which yields MPRRKVIGSRKILPDPMFSSELLSKFINILMVNGKKSLAEVIVYNALKELSKKTGKDPLDSFESALEKVRPVVEVKSRRVGGSTYQVPIEVRPVRRNALAMRWIISSARKRTDKSMSIRLLNELFDAISNKGNAVKKKEEVHKTAEVNKAFAHYRW from the coding sequence ATGCCTCGTCGTAAAGTGATTGGTTCTAGAAAAATATTACCGGATCCGATGTTTTCTTCTGAACTTCTAAGTAAATTTATTAATATACTTATGGTAAATGGAAAAAAATCTCTTGCAGAAGTAATTGTTTATAACGCTTTAAAAGAATTATCAAAAAAAACAGGAAAAGATCCTTTAGATTCTTTTGAAAGTGCATTAGAAAAAGTTCGTCCAGTAGTTGAAGTAAAATCTAGAAGAGTAGGTGGATCAACTTATCAAGTTCCAATAGAAGTTCGTCCAGTACGTCGTAATGCATTAGCTATGAGATGGATTATATCATCAGCTAGAAAAAGAACAGATAAATCAATGTCTATTAGATTATTGAACGAGTTATTTGACGCAATATCTAATAAAGGAAATGCTGTTAAGAAAAAAGAAGAAGTACATAAAACAGCAGAAGTTAATAAAGCTTTTGCACATTATCGTTGGTAA
- the rpsL gene encoding 30S ribosomal protein S12, translating to MVTLNQLVRKSRKKKKFKSNVPALSKCPQKRGVCLRVYTTTPKKPNSALRKVCRVRLTNGLEVTAYIGGEGHNLQEHSVVLIRGGRVKDLPGVRYHIVRGALDCSGVKERKNGRSKYGVKRKKT from the coding sequence ATGGTTACTTTAAATCAATTAGTGAGAAAATCTAGAAAGAAAAAGAAATTTAAAAGTAATGTTCCAGCATTATCTAAATGTCCACAAAAAAGAGGTGTTTGTTTAAGAGTGTATACTACCACTCCTAAAAAACCAAATTCTGCTCTTAGAAAAGTTTGTCGAGTACGATTAACTAATGGATTAGAAGTTACAGCTTATATAGGTGGAGAAGGTCATAATTTGCAGGAACATTCAGTTGTATTGATTCGCGGAGGTAGAGTAAAAGATCTACCGGGAGTAAGGTATCATATTGTTCGAGGCGCTTTAGATTGTTCCGGAGTAAAAGAAAGAAAAAATGGGCGTTCAAAATATGGAGTTAAAAGAAAGAAAACTTAA
- the tusB gene encoding sulfurtransferase complex subunit TusB produces MLHILINTPFRSDIKLLINSLSKKDDLITIQDGVIFSIINNIFLKNFTLKTKRNYVLLNDLYIRGINILNVSKLFIPVDYEGFVILTEKHPKQLFW; encoded by the coding sequence ATGTTGCATATTTTAATAAATACTCCTTTTAGAAGTGATATAAAATTACTTATTAATTCTCTTTCAAAAAAAGATGATTTAATTACAATTCAAGACGGTGTAATATTTTCTATTATAAATAATATTTTTTTAAAAAATTTTACTTTAAAAACTAAAAGAAATTATGTTTTATTAAATGATTTATATATAAGAGGAATTAACATTTTAAATGTTTCAAAATTGTTTATTCCAGTTGATTATGAGGGTTTTGTTATTTTAACTGAAAAACATCCTAAACAATTATTTTGGTAA
- the tusC gene encoding sulfurtransferase complex subunit TusC codes for MKTTVAVIFSHAPYGNVIGEEGLNLAISLTSYIQKIGIFFLSDGIFQIYKKKITEKSYFSDYSHKFKMLFFLGVKNYYCEKSSLKNRGILNLKNFFLKVKVLNTKKFMKKVNAFNHILTF; via the coding sequence ATGAAAACTACAGTTGCCGTTATTTTTTCACATGCTCCTTATGGAAATGTGATTGGTGAAGAAGGTTTAAATTTAGCTATTTCTTTAACTTCATATATTCAAAAAATAGGTATTTTTTTTTTGAGTGATGGAATTTTTCAAATTTATAAAAAAAAAATTACAGAAAAATCTTATTTTTCTGATTATAGTCATAAATTTAAAATGTTATTTTTTTTAGGAGTTAAAAATTATTATTGTGAAAAAAGTTCTTTAAAAAATAGAGGTATTTTAAATTTAAAAAATTTCTTTTTGAAAGTCAAGGTATTAAATACAAAAAAATTTATGAAAAAAGTAAATGCATTTAATCATATTTTAACTTTTTAA
- the tusD gene encoding sulfurtransferase complex subunit TusD, with the protein MIYTVIITSSVYSVENSISALLFSRALIMRRIHFIKNIFFYCDGALHANKFLFFNKKDIDIRRKWIIFSLKNKIKLHVCYSSLLKQGIIDFKKFFRKNTSVGNLDIFFRISSLEKLSRDIQKSDRVIKF; encoded by the coding sequence TTGATTTATACTGTAATTATTACAAGTTCTGTATATAGTGTAGAAAATTCAATTAGTGCATTATTATTTTCACGTGCATTAATTATGAGACGAATACATTTTATAAAAAATATTTTTTTTTATTGTGATGGAGCGTTACATGCAAATAAATTTTTATTTTTTAATAAAAAAGATATAGATATTAGAAGGAAATGGATAATTTTTAGTTTAAAAAATAAAATTAAATTGCATGTTTGTTATAGTTCTTTACTAAAACAAGGAATTATAGATTTTAAAAAATTTTTTAGAAAAAATACTTCAGTAGGAAATTTAGATATTTTTTTTAGAATTTCTAGTTTAGAGAAATTATCAAGGGATATTCAAAAATCTGATCGAGTAATAAAGTTCTAA
- the tsgA gene encoding MFS transporter TsgA: MKNKDLIKLTWISFLSYAFIGALVTMTGLIIQSLSKQFNISITQASNIFNFLNFGILISIFLHAWFIELLSLKKQLFFGFIIIFFTTIILILTNNLIIFSCSIFIFGFISGITLSIGTFLITHLYHEESRLEKMLIMDSFFSISGTIFPIINIFFTSYHIKPKYIYCLINFIYFTIFFISQYIKFPKFIIKKEKDNQKNFTINTTLLYFSALIYILGQLGFISWVPEYSSKYMHIKIEQSGKIISSFWISYMIGMWFFSYFLKFFNLKKSIIYISGLSTIIMFCFIQNTNYIFSLILISLLGFFSSSIYSSIIILSSIQTKNPSPKIINLTLFSGTIGTLLTFIITSPIVKYKGVKFSLIISNILYFIVFLIFIVLYFLSKNSYKKILKK, translated from the coding sequence ATGAAAAATAAAGATCTAATTAAATTAACTTGGATTAGTTTTTTATCCTATGCATTTATAGGTGCATTAGTAACTATGACAGGTCTAATAATACAAAGTTTATCAAAACAATTTAATATTTCTATTACACAAGCAAGCAATATTTTTAATTTTTTAAATTTTGGAATTTTAATTTCAATTTTCTTGCATGCATGGTTTATAGAACTTCTTTCATTAAAAAAACAATTATTTTTTGGATTTATAATCATATTTTTTACAACAATTATATTAATTTTAACAAATAATTTAATAATTTTTTCTTGTAGTATATTTATCTTCGGATTTATTTCTGGAATTACATTATCTATAGGTACTTTTTTAATCACTCATCTATATCATGAAGAATCACGTCTAGAAAAAATGTTAATCATGGATTCATTTTTTAGTATATCTGGAACAATTTTTCCCATAATAAATATTTTTTTTACTTCATATCATATAAAACCAAAATATATATACTGCTTAATTAATTTTATATATTTTACAATTTTTTTTATTTCTCAATATATCAAATTTCCAAAATTTATTATAAAAAAAGAAAAAGATAATCAAAAAAATTTTACAATAAATACAACTTTATTGTATTTTTCTGCTTTAATATATATTTTAGGACAATTAGGATTTATATCCTGGGTTCCTGAATATTCATCTAAATATATGCATATAAAAATTGAACAATCTGGAAAAATTATTAGCAGTTTTTGGATAAGCTATATGATCGGAATGTGGTTTTTTAGTTATTTTTTAAAATTTTTTAATTTAAAAAAAAGTATTATCTATATATCTGGATTATCTACAATAATTATGTTTTGTTTTATTCAAAATACAAATTATATTTTTTCTTTAATATTAATATCTTTATTAGGGTTTTTTTCAAGCTCAATATATAGTTCAATTATTATTTTATCATCTATACAAACAAAAAATCCTTCTCCTAAAATAATTAATTTGACTTTATTTTCAGGAACAATTGGAACTTTATTAACATTCATAATTACATCTCCTATAGTAAAATATAAAGGCGTAAAATTTTCTTTAATTATTTCTAATATACTATATTTTATCGTATTTTTAATTTTTATTGTTTTATATTTTTTAAGTAAAAATTCATATAAAAAAATTTTAAAAAAATAA
- the trpS gene encoding tryptophan--tRNA ligase: MKKKKLTLFSAIQPSGNLTIGNYISVLRYWKYLQKDYKCIFCIADLHSLTSFKKKKENLSIKKSILDTLALYLACGVDPNQSIVFIQSSVSEHSELNWVLSCYSSYQELTRMTQFKSKILDYRRHINSGLFNYPVLMASDILLYKTDKVHVGEDQKQHIELTRNIANKFNSIYGKIFKIPDILIYKSGARIMSLLDPKRKMSKSDKNVKSTIFLLEDPQDIFLKIKSSVTDSDLPPKIVFDMYKKPGISNLLIILSTLSGISLCELEKHFLGKSYFELKKEVYNIVEKNILKIQKKFFFYRNKKKLLYKIFSEGSYKASKIAKKTLAKIYKVLGLFKKYQ; this comes from the coding sequence ATGAAAAAAAAAAAATTAACATTATTTAGTGCCATTCAACCTTCAGGAAATTTAACGATAGGGAATTATATTAGTGTTTTAAGATATTGGAAATATTTACAAAAAGATTATAAATGTATTTTTTGTATTGCTGATTTACATTCTTTAACTTCTTTTAAAAAAAAAAAAGAAAATTTATCGATAAAGAAGTCTATTTTGGATACTTTAGCATTATATTTAGCGTGTGGTGTTGATCCAAATCAAAGTATTGTTTTTATACAATCTTCCGTAAGTGAACATTCGGAATTAAATTGGGTGTTAAGTTGTTATTCTTCTTATCAAGAATTAACTCGAATGACTCAATTTAAAAGTAAAATTTTAGATTATCGAAGACACATTAATTCTGGTTTATTTAATTATCCTGTATTGATGGCATCTGATATTCTTTTATATAAAACAGATAAAGTGCATGTTGGAGAAGATCAAAAGCAACATATAGAATTAACTAGAAATATAGCAAATAAATTTAATTCTATTTATGGAAAAATATTTAAAATTCCTGATATCCTTATTTATAAGTCGGGTGCGAGAATTATGTCTTTATTAGATCCTAAGAGAAAAATGTCAAAATCTGATAAGAATGTTAAAAGTACAATCTTTTTATTGGAAGACCCTCAAGATATTTTTTTAAAAATTAAATCTTCTGTTACAGATTCTGATTTACCTCCAAAAATAGTTTTTGATATGTATAAAAAACCTGGAATATCTAATTTATTAATAATTTTATCTACTTTAAGTGGAATTTCTTTATGTGAATTAGAAAAACATTTTTTGGGAAAATCATATTTTGAGTTAAAAAAAGAAGTGTATAATATTGTAGAAAAAAATATTTTAAAAATTCAAAAAAAGTTCTTTTTTTATCGAAATAAAAAGAAATTATTATATAAAATATTTTCTGAAGGATCTTATAAAGCGTCTAAAATAGCGAAAAAAACTTTAGCAAAAATATATAAAGTTTTAGGATTATTTAAAAAATATCAATGA
- the rpe gene encoding ribulose-phosphate 3-epimerase, which produces MKKILLSPSILSANFTILGKEIKNVLEAGADMIHFDAMDNHYVPNLTFGPMILDSIRKNNIICPIDVHIMAKPVDKLILLFAKSGATFITIHPESTYHLNRTLDIIKENGCKTGIALNPTSSIDIIDYVIDKLDLILVMSVDPGYPQQKFIFNTLKKIAEIKRKVNLSKRKIYISVDGGVKICHVHSLLKSGVDILVMGSYIFKNLNYELVIKNIRHEINNFYSE; this is translated from the coding sequence ATGAAAAAAATACTTTTATCTCCTTCAATTTTATCAGCTAATTTTACTATTTTAGGAAAAGAAATAAAAAACGTTTTAGAAGCAGGAGCAGATATGATTCATTTTGATGCGATGGATAATCATTATGTTCCTAATTTAACTTTTGGACCGATGATATTGGATTCTATTAGAAAAAATAATATTATTTGTCCAATTGATGTACATATTATGGCTAAACCTGTAGATAAATTAATTCTTTTGTTTGCAAAATCTGGTGCAACTTTTATTACTATTCACCCGGAATCTACTTATCATTTAAATAGAACACTAGATATTATTAAAGAAAATGGATGTAAAACAGGAATCGCTTTAAATCCTACTTCTTCTATTGATATTATAGATTATGTAATAGATAAATTAGATTTAATTCTTGTTATGTCAGTTGATCCTGGTTATCCTCAACAAAAATTTATTTTTAACACTTTGAAAAAAATTGCAGAAATTAAAAGGAAAGTGAATTTAAGTAAACGAAAAATATATATTTCTGTTGATGGAGGAGTTAAAATTTGTCATGTACATTCTTTATTAAAATCAGGAGTAGATATTTTAGTTATGGGTTCTTATATTTTTAAAAATTTAAATTATGAATTAGTTATTAAAAATATTCGACATGAAATAAATAATTTTTATAGTGAATAA
- the aroB gene encoding 3-dehydroquinate synthase: protein MIKKILVPLKDKSYSIIIGFKIFNKKNFFSFFNIKKKYILITNNTLLKLWSNKIIQILKKEGIKIDVISISDGEIYKSIKTVDYIIKELLKKNHGRDSVLIAFGGGVIGDITGFVASIYQRGIDFIQIPTTLLSQVDASIGGKTGVNHFLGKNMIGTFWQPKIVIIDLFFLFTLSKRELFSGFSEVIKYSISFDKKFFIWLEKKFLKLINLEKKSLLYCVQKCCKIKAKVVSLDEKEKNLRSFLNFGHTYGHAIESYTNYKKFLHGEAISIGMILASKTSEVLGLLDTQKLKRIISLFKKFHLPISPPENMSPNDYLIYMKRDKKNLLGQLRLILPNRIGEVKIYDNINEKIILSVIKSSFLQI, encoded by the coding sequence ATGATAAAAAAAATTTTAGTTCCTTTGAAAGATAAAAGTTATTCAATTATTATTGGTTTTAAAATATTTAATAAAAAAAATTTTTTTTCTTTTTTTAATATAAAAAAAAAATATATTTTAATTACAAATAATACTTTATTAAAATTATGGTCTAATAAAATTATTCAAATTTTAAAAAAAGAAGGAATTAAAATTGATGTAATCTCAATTTCTGATGGAGAAATATATAAATCGATTAAAACAGTAGATTATATTATAAAAGAATTATTAAAAAAGAATCATGGAAGAGATTCTGTTTTAATAGCTTTTGGAGGTGGAGTAATAGGAGATATTACAGGGTTTGTTGCTTCTATTTATCAAAGAGGAATTGATTTTATTCAAATTCCTACAACTTTGCTTTCACAAGTAGATGCATCTATTGGAGGAAAGACTGGAGTCAATCATTTTTTAGGTAAAAATATGATTGGAACTTTTTGGCAACCAAAAATTGTTATTATTGATTTGTTTTTTTTGTTTACTTTATCAAAAAGAGAATTGTTTTCTGGATTTTCAGAAGTTATTAAATATTCTATTAGTTTTGATAAAAAATTTTTTATATGGTTAGAAAAGAAATTTTTAAAATTAATAAATTTAGAAAAAAAGAGTTTATTATATTGCGTACAGAAATGTTGTAAAATTAAAGCAAAAGTAGTGTCTTTAGATGAAAAAGAAAAGAATCTGCGTTCATTTTTGAATTTTGGTCATACTTATGGGCATGCTATTGAATCATATACTAATTATAAAAAATTTTTACATGGAGAAGCTATTTCTATAGGAATGATTTTAGCATCTAAAACTTCTGAAGTGTTGGGATTATTAGATACACAGAAATTAAAAAGAATAATTTCTTTATTTAAAAAATTTCATTTACCTATTTCTCCTCCTGAAAATATGTCTCCTAATGATTATCTTATATATATGAAAAGAGATAAAAAAAATCTTTTAGGTCAATTAAGATTAATTTTACCTAATAGAATTGGAGAAGTAAAAATTTATGATAATATTAATGAAAAAATTATTTTATCTGTAATAAAAAGTTCTTTTTTACAAATATAA
- the aroK gene encoding shikimate kinase AroK, translating to MKKNKNLFLIGPMGAGKSTIGRYLSKNLKMKFYDSDREIEKRTGADINWVFDIEGEEGFRKRESKIISELTNKRGIVLATGGGTVLSSKNREYLSSRGIVIYLNITIKKQLARTRNDKNRPLLQMKGSLQSTLERLGEERNHLYRKISDIIINADNYSAQTIVQNIIKSLDL from the coding sequence ATGAAAAAAAATAAAAATTTGTTTTTAATAGGTCCTATGGGTGCGGGAAAAAGTACTATAGGTAGATATTTATCCAAGAATCTAAAAATGAAATTTTATGATTCTGATCGAGAAATTGAAAAAAGAACCGGAGCAGATATAAATTGGGTTTTCGATATAGAAGGAGAAGAAGGATTTAGAAAAAGAGAATCTAAAATTATTTCTGAATTAACGAATAAACGAGGAATTGTTTTAGCTACTGGAGGAGGAACTGTTCTTTCTAGTAAAAATCGAGAATATCTTTCATCAAGAGGTATAGTTATTTATTTAAATATAACGATTAAAAAACAATTAGCAAGAACAAGAAATGATAAAAATAGACCTTTATTACAAATGAAAGGTTCTTTACAATCTACTTTAGAAAGGTTAGGAGAAGAAAGAAATCATCTATATAGAAAGATTTCTGATATTATAATTAATGCTGATAATTATAGCGCACAAACTATTGTTCAAAATATTATTAAATCTTTAGATTTATAA
- the deoD gene encoding purine-nucleoside phosphorylase, with protein sequence MVSLHINAKKKDFSNKVIISGDPLRVKYIAKNFLQSSCKINSIRLMLGYTGYYKDKKISVMSHGMGMPSLSIYIHELVNEYSVRKIIRLGTCGGIGKLVKIKDVIIAMGASTDSSINKLRFNNYNFTAISDFKMLYNAYQISKKNHFNVHIGNIFSTDIFYGQDENFFNLLKKFKILGIDMETAALYSLSAELNFKAISICTVSDCIFTKEKMSFKDRERTLYNATKLSLELLLR encoded by the coding sequence ATGGTTTCCTTACATATAAATGCTAAAAAAAAAGATTTTTCTAATAAAGTGATCATATCAGGAGATCCATTAAGAGTTAAATATATTGCTAAAAATTTTTTACAATCTTCATGTAAAATTAATTCTATACGGTTAATGTTAGGATATACTGGATATTATAAAGACAAAAAAATTTCTGTCATGAGTCATGGAATGGGAATGCCTTCTTTATCAATCTATATTCACGAGTTAGTTAATGAATATTCTGTAAGAAAAATTATTCGTTTAGGTACATGTGGAGGAATTGGTAAATTAGTTAAAATTAAAGATGTAATTATTGCAATGGGTGCGTCTACTGATTCTTCAATCAATAAATTACGTTTTAATAATTATAATTTTACTGCTATTTCTGATTTTAAAATGCTTTATAATGCTTATCAAATTTCTAAAAAAAATCATTTTAATGTTCATATTGGAAATATTTTTTCTACTGATATTTTTTATGGACAAGATGAAAATTTTTTTAATTTATTGAAAAAGTTTAAAATTTTAGGAATAGATATGGAAACTGCAGCTCTATATAGTTTGTCTGCTGAACTAAATTTTAAAGCAATATCAATATGTACTGTTTCTGATTGTATTTTTACTAAAGAAAAAATGTCTTTTAAAGATAGAGAAAGAACTTTGTATAATGCAACTAAGCTTTCTTTAGAATTACTTTTAAGATAA